In Acidimicrobiales bacterium, a genomic segment contains:
- a CDS encoding alpha/beta hydrolase has translation MSRQQQADLDAMLRQAPLDDSADVPTLRAGFEEVMRRTPVAGDVRKTPTTVGGIEALEVTIDGTDSANVILYFHGGGYLIGSAQASGPLAADIARRTGAKVVSVDYRLAPENPYPAAVEDAKAAYEGLLSQGVDPAQIAIAGESAGAGLAAATLLALRDTDARLPSSAFLMSPMADLTFSGDTIVDKQVVDPLLTAEWLRRGASYYVAGGDAADPYVSPALGDLAGLPPLLIQVGSHEILLSDAIRLAGRAATADVAVTLEVVPCVPHVFQAYAAMLDEADAALDRAATFLETKFAATQPTPAA, from the coding sequence ATGAGCAGGCAACAGCAAGCGGACCTGGACGCCATGCTACGCCAGGCGCCACTCGACGACAGCGCCGACGTCCCGACCCTACGGGCCGGTTTCGAGGAAGTGATGCGGCGCACCCCCGTCGCAGGCGACGTGAGAAAGACACCTACGACGGTCGGAGGCATAGAGGCTCTCGAGGTCACAATTGACGGCACCGACAGCGCGAACGTGATTCTGTACTTCCACGGCGGTGGCTACCTGATCGGGTCGGCGCAAGCGTCAGGTCCACTAGCAGCCGATATCGCCAGGCGGACGGGCGCCAAGGTCGTCAGCGTCGATTACCGGCTGGCCCCCGAGAACCCCTATCCGGCCGCAGTCGAGGACGCGAAGGCCGCCTACGAAGGACTCCTCTCGCAGGGAGTCGACCCGGCCCAGATCGCCATTGCTGGCGAGTCGGCCGGCGCGGGCCTGGCGGCGGCCACACTCCTGGCGTTGAGAGATACCGACGCGCGACTGCCTTCATCAGCCTTCTTGATGTCTCCAATGGCCGATCTGACGTTCTCGGGCGACACCATTGTCGACAAGCAGGTGGTCGATCCGCTCCTTACCGCAGAGTGGCTCCGTCGGGGGGCGTCCTACTACGTGGCCGGTGGCGACGCTGCCGACCCCTACGTCAGCCCCGCCCTGGGTGACCTGGCTGGGCTGCCCCCGCTGCTGATCCAGGTCGGCTCCCACGAGATCCTCCTCAGCGACGCGATCCGCCTCGCCGGACGGGCAGCCACCGCCGACGTGGCGGTCACCCTCGAGGTCGTTCCCTGCGTTCCGCACGTGTTCCAAGCCTATGCAGCCATGCTCGACGAGGCGGATGCGGCTCTCGACCGAGCGGCCACCTTTCTAGAGACGAAGTTTGCGGCCACTCAGCCCACGCCTGCCGCTTGA
- a CDS encoding NAD(P)H-binding protein gives MKLTVFAATGGIGRQVLEQAVAAGHDVTAVARNPAKLSAAVAGAGEARVVTADLADPDPAALESAVQGADAVLSGLGPRSNSDAGVAWRGTRAIVQSMQATEVRRIVVVSAAPVGTVPSPDRPELPKHDPGDGFFMRHLFSHVAKAAFRKVYADLARMEDVLADSGLDWTAIRPPRLTDKPLTGSYRTAYGQNLRGGWSVSRPDVAHLMLRVLDQTETFKQAVGVAY, from the coding sequence ATGAAGCTGACCGTCTTCGCTGCGACCGGAGGTATCGGTCGACAAGTCCTCGAGCAGGCCGTGGCCGCAGGTCACGACGTCACCGCCGTCGCCCGCAACCCGGCCAAGTTGTCGGCGGCAGTGGCTGGTGCCGGAGAGGCCAGGGTCGTCACTGCCGACCTGGCCGATCCCGATCCGGCAGCGCTCGAGTCCGCCGTCCAGGGAGCCGATGCGGTGCTGTCGGGCCTCGGCCCTCGGTCGAACTCCGATGCGGGAGTCGCCTGGCGGGGCACGCGGGCCATCGTCCAGTCCATGCAGGCGACCGAGGTCCGACGCATCGTCGTTGTCAGTGCCGCCCCGGTCGGCACCGTGCCATCGCCGGACCGCCCCGAGCTACCGAAGCATGACCCCGGTGACGGATTCTTCATGCGGCATCTGTTCTCCCACGTGGCGAAAGCCGCGTTCCGGAAGGTGTACGCGGACCTGGCGCGCATGGAGGATGTGCTTGCCGATAGTGGGCTGGACTGGACCGCCATACGGCCGCCTCGGCTGACCGACAAGCCACTCACCGGCAGCTACCGGACGGCGTACGGGCAGAACCTGCGAGGGGGTTGGTCCGTTTCCCGACCCGACGTCGCCCACCTCATGCTTCGGGTGCTCGATCAAACCGAGACCTTCAAGCAAGCGGTCGGGGTCGCTTACTAG